The sequence below is a genomic window from Uranotaenia lowii strain MFRU-FL chromosome 2, ASM2978415v1, whole genome shotgun sequence.
GATAAAACCATACAGCACACAATCGATCACTTTTTCGATGGCTCTATTGTGTGAAGCCACAAATCTCACCGGCACGCCGGCCGGTGTTTATTGTTCCGCTACAAACTCGGTCGAGTTGATGATCGTTGATGATGGTTCAATAGGGTGTCTTATCATCACACGCAGATGGTTGAACTTTTGGTGCGAATAAGTTTTCGATGCACATTGTGAATCGAACAGCATACATTCCGTAGGTAGCTAGTATGCAGGTCAGCGATTTCCGtcgtccaccagtagacgggttgCCGTGTGTCTTTTAGCTTGGCCCTCCTCGTCATCGCAGCGTCACACATGTGCGTGTGAGTACCCTCGTCAAGTTTTTCGGCGGACCGGTTTTCCAAGTTCCCCTCCCAATTGAAcacttcgacaaagacgttccGCTCCTTTTATCGTACCTCTCCTACTTGTGCCTCCGCGTACTTGTGCCCACACGATAACGAATCGCAAAATGATCGCTATCGGTGAACGTGTCGATTACCTTTTAGTTACTCGTCCAGCCTGGACTACAGAAAGTGACGTCAATGATGGACTCGCTCCCATTCCCCTCGGTAAGTCCTTGTATTGCCTAcatcagtgttccgaatatcactcaattctcatgagagacactgaaacgttttcaacagcgaaagcaaaacctaaattgtcggtaggtttatctcccagtggggcaaagattgtgttcgacagcgctgctccgagaatcaaagaaataaaatttgaaagagagacgtttcttctccagttggaattctcaactgagtgaggagctacctgattttcagtttcttttttcagtcaataacttttcttgctcaatcactcactcactcactcgtttactgatcgatgatcgaatgctgtctgcctgatacatcttgctttgttgttgctgttgttagggaggattaaaatagtcattcaaacacgcaggcagtacgtatgaacatatgtttctgccgctttgccagaaagtacgcaggcagtatgaaccgatgcaaggccgcattgattgagtttgagtgagtgagtgagtggattttcgaattggatcttgtatcagtcagtgtctcaatcacttctgatacaccaggtagtgagcttgagagatcgacttagatgcgagtctgctctcgcttttgaatcttgtttacattgacttcgcattgtcgctctgccgattctctagggaacaacaggcagcagcaatcggctttgaatgtttccaactagaaacctatcatgagcgtttcttccgagtaATTTTCGGAAGACTGGCCTACATTCTTCAGGTTTACGTTCAGCTTTGCCAGGGCTTACAGTAATAGGGTTTATAAGGCAACCCGACGATGACGACGGGGCTTCTACCCGTGAGACCTTCAACGATTTTGGCGCCGCACCTCTCCAGAGGGCTTGGATGGCGTTGCAGCTACTGACGAAGATCCCGTTGATTTTGGCTATCACGAAGTCTTCCTCTCTAGCCGACATGACCTCTTGTATGGGGTATCTCCTGTAACCCATATCGTGGCCAGTTTGGCTTTATCGGTTACCCCATTCTTGCCATCCGAGGTTCTGCGATACGGGTCTGCCAATAATGCTACGTCCAACTTTTTCCTCGTATGCcatctgccgcaacagctggtgtgctgaGTGACAGTGGCAGTGACAGTTGCATCTTTGGTGCAGCTAACCGCCTGATGACCGGCTTCACCGCACCGCCAACACAGACCACTCCAATGGGTTCCCTTGCATCGTTTGCTGCACGTACTTGTTTGTGTCCGTCCTTGACACAACGGAAACCACCAGATGGACCACCCCATATTTAGCCACCCACACTTATGTGCTGCGTTTGATGCAGCAACCGTAAGTTTCGCTCCGGAAGTTATACTCCGCGCTTTTGACAGTTGAGCCACGTCGGAGCTCGAGAATCATCTCGCCGGATTCTGCTCACATCCCCTCCTAGGCTCAGCAGCCTATCGCTTGTCCTCATCTGGCGGAGGACATCGGCGTAGGTACCTTCCGGTGCATTTACCACCAACACCTCCCCCTTGTCTGGGGCTAGAACTTGAGTTTGGCTTTGGCTTTTGTGGCCTTTTTCCCGTCTGCCATCCAGTTGACGCTTCGGGAACTCGGCCTTCCtccttttcttctttttcatcCGGATCCCGCCGGACCTTAGGATCCCGGGCTCGTTTCTTCGGGGATCCAGGTCTCGTCTTTCCTGCCGTCTTTGGAAAACTCCGCCTCACATTCTTTCGGTACGAAGACACTGACCTTCTTCGGCCGGATCGTTTCCGATTGTAGAGGGGTCACACGTCACCATTGTCAGACATTTTACCTCAACGATAACGTTTTTCGttcaataaagtttgtttaaaatcataaaactaaacTTCAGTGAATACAGGAAAAGGGATCAAGAAATCCAACTATCCCCTACAGTTTCGCCTGAACTACTATCCGAACTATCATCCAcaaccaaatatttgaaaaatccaaagattttcaatcttacgcaaaaaaataattgttaacgGTCATTATTTGATTAAATAGCATGCATTTAACATTGATTACATTATACTTTAACAGTAATGAATATTACCCTTAAAAAGTAACCCCAATTTTTAGGCATAATATATAactttttaatcttaattctaatcgaaatgcaacttcggatgaaatatttatcataatttgagcTTTGAGAAAGCCCGTATCCAAAAGAAATCGGCTGAAGatgaccaaagttattgatgaaaaactggattttcatgttcctcccgaaaaaaatgtctcaaaatcccgtacaaactacaagctcgttgagcgacccctttccgagaaggcccaaatttggcatgagatcttgtactaggctaaggatcaatttcagcctgcagcgcataatatttgattgattttaaatttactcCACATTCCACATAAGCCCTTCCTGTGCGTATTAACCATTGTTCACAACATTTTTCAgccaacaaaaaagttttattacagACAATAGAAAGAAGCTGGGAATATTTCGCAAAATAGCCTATCTTTAACGATTTCACAAGCTTTGTTTAAGTTGTTCTAGCCTAACTTTATTTGgagttaaaatttaagttgaaatactaaaaaaaataaataacagcaaaaaaaacagtttgaatAGCTTTGTTCAAGTCCAGTTTTtccagtaacagtaacagtaacgtattaaaataaattgaataaagaaataaataatattttcatcacGAACTCTAGACATTCGGTTCATTTCTGGATCTTTTGATGCTTATGATCACGATGaagcttatgttttttagtCTGCCGTACTTAATAAAtgtaggtaccgtaaaacggggtaactttgatcaccggagtaactttgaccaacaataaacttttccacattatcatcaacaaCTCAatctatagtttgaattcttgaaaacgcttttctacgtttgaaagcctattaattgagtatcaaataggcaaaatttggtttgtatttaaaaaatctaatttcaaaatcttaaaatatctattttttcaaggctcgcaaacaaacagctctcctgatgattccAAAAAGCCTTcggaagcaaacgggttgtttaatgtgaaagaacaactttttttctttgtatatgaacggTTATAGTGCTAATTTTATagtaatttaatgaattttttttatatttttaaaataaggacattttccaagagtaagcccgtattggacaaatggataaaAACCCTAAAAATCGtaaacttgaaagaaaaaattaaaatggaaacaGTGTatgggaatgtgtgaaggtaaaatttcatttttattttgaagctcaaactattaagcaattataattattttgccccttaatgtaggcagcatcttagttttttgattttacatttttaaaataaaacgctaaaaatcaaggttaaattgacaaactagcatttttaaatattatgaggttgttttgtatcctttatgatcaagaaaacacgttaaaaccgtcagaatagagactgatcaatgtaaccccaaagcatcaaattctgaacagagactaaatcgatttttaaatcaaatttaaagaggcccattaaatttctgcatctatgttttacgttcataggagtccagtactggttttaaaattataaaacatgccacattctccttaacagaaaaaaattaatcgaaatatattgaaaaaaagtgatcaatattaccccggattacggtaaaaaaaaatttcacgatGCAGCATCGTCGGCTTTTCTTAAAAACTTcctatgaaagttgaaaaaaaatccttagtaaaattttatcaatcttAAAAAAGCGATCCCTTAGACATatcttttgaaatttgtaacAACATTTTGAAGATTATTTGTATATCTCAAAGTCTTCTGATGTTTGtcagaaaaatggcaaaataagtCCACTAGTTTAACAgcaaaaattgaaccaaaaacCCAAAATGTTTCGATGCAACCTGTGACTGCACGCAAATCCGCCAATATTTATCTCTCTTTCTCTCCTACTCATTGCACACAACCTTAAAACAATCTATCGAAAACCTGATCCGTTTGCCTCAACCTGAGCAGTTTCATATTTCAACGGAAAGTGAACCCTCTCAATTCAGCAAAATATTCAGACTTTATCAAACAGTGCATATTTACACATACTCTATATACACATAAACACTCAttgaatgcaaaaaataaaaccgaTAGCCATCAACATCCGCTTTGTTCCGCAAATTTCTATTCCCCTCCCCCTGATACGAGCAAATATCAACCAGTTCAGGAACAAATAGATACCTAACAATTACTATATATTGCAGTTGTTATTGTGGAACTCTCATCAATTGAAGAATACtagtttcatttgtaaaatcaattaaaacaataaaatgtaTGTACAGTATTATTCTgacaatttgaaattgaaagaaatttccATCTACTTTATAGCATCACTATCTGTCAGATTTCAAAACAATGTAAATTTAGCTGCCAGCAGATGGTGATCACATGGCGACCGTAGAAAAAATGCTGCGTTCTGTTAAGATGTTTTCAACTGCATACAGCATAACGCTCAGCGATGTGGTCACAGATTTCGTCTGCAATGATTTAAGAAGCAAAACTTAAATTCTTAATCACTCcacttctagaaaaaaaaacaaaaactcaccTTTCTTCCAAAACTCATCCGGACAGTTATAGTAGAGGCCGGACATGATGCATTCGTCCAGCATGTAGGCCAGTGGATTGCAACCCAACGAGTGATTCGTGATCGCTCTGACCATCATGGGAGCTTGGTTTAGACACTCGGATGCAATGGCCATCACTTCCTCCCGGGCTTTCCCACCGACGACGATGGCACTTTTAATCATATTAAGAAATTTTGCCCTGTTTACCGCTGTTTTATTCACCAATTGCAGCAGCGACGTTTGGCAGTGGTAGGTGcactaaaaattgaagaaacgcTTTAtaaattacggatttttttttaacaattacaaTTTGTCAAATTACCATCCTCTTCCGTTCGCCTTTTAGTTCTCCGAATTCCGATACGCACTTTTCGATTGATTCGACCATTTCCGGTGTTTGGATAACGTCGAATGGATTCGGTATAAGACAGCACTTTTTCACTCCTTGAGCCTGTTTGACATAGAAAATCCAATCAGAAAATGTCCAAAATTGCTAAGTGATTGCATGACAACTCACATGTTCTTCCGGGGTTAAACATTCAAGTGTGTAAACAATCGAATAGAGTGAAGCTGAGATCGAAAGTAGAAAAAGCACCCTATAAATGATACTGGCCATAGTTGAAGTTGGAACATACTGTGGGATGATCTGTTCTCAATTCTACAAAATGAAATTAGGTATAGATGTTTATTCACAACCTTTGATTCAATCAAACCATTACACTTGTCATATAATTATTCAAAGTTTAGAACGCCTGCTAATAACCGGTAATTATCTGTTTTTTAACGCAAGATTTATCACCGTTTGCGTTTATAGATTGCATGTACAAATAGAATGCAATAAACATTTTACCTGTATTTATATTCCAATAAATCGGGTTCTTTCATGATGTTATCTTAGGCtaggcaaataataaatgtttaattccGTTCTACAAAGACTTTTTAGAGGCTCAGAACATGCTtggttttttttggattcactagagcaaaatatgttaaaacagCTCCTagtttggacctagagcctactttagtcctaaaatgccgaaaattgtaaataattcattttgctagcATTAAATTAAGATACTTCTATGGACACAATGATCTCCTATTTTGACCAAATCCTGCGGTATGGTTTTTGCCATGAAAAGTCTTTCCGATaatattttcaacgttttcagaAATGTACCTCTTCATCGGTGGTAAATCTGACCGCTCAATTAGTGGGGCGCGTTTAGAGAATTTAGAGTAAATAAcgaaaaatcacgttttttaaCTGTCCAAGGCAAAGTTTAAAGGGAAATTACtatcactgtgaagaatatgaaccatactacctattttcctaaaataaatgaaaattaggtttatgttttcgaccgggaatgaaatatagtaatttaattttggctttttcggtcttggatgtagatcaaacaacgatggttttttaaatacccgacgtttcgaccagttttgttggtctttttcaagggaatttgctgtctgttgtttttgtcgatttcgttttGTCCAACGGCTAGGAGTCCATTGATAGCTGCTCGTATATTTCAACGGATGAAACGAAAAAGTTTTCATCCGTGTCACTATGATCACACTGTTAACGTTCGGTAAACCAGctaattcccttgaaaaagaccaacaaaactggtcgaaacgtcgggtatttcaaaaaccatcgttgtttgatctacatccaagaccgaaaaagccaaaattaaATTACTATAAATGAAAATCTATGGAAAACCTGCTAAATTTGTAGAGGGTCCAAATATAagaaactttcgactttgatgttccattttaaaatctgatatcaccaaaactttgggTCAATaccaaacaaataaacaaaggtgcgaatttttaattgaggtataatttttttttgttttttattttttttaattcattttttttatttattttttgttaattcagaaccaatattgaacattcctaaaatttttgtcagctttacgcaaataaactacaagtaagtaaacaaaaaaagtccaacttttgttctgctgatagagctgaagGGGAGTGAAAgggtttaaaatattcataacataaatttaagtgtttttaatcattaaaaagctgtaatacttttttatgatcATATTCGattaaatattacatttttaatgaatttgtttatttgttttcgaaaaatcatacttttaatAGGAATTTTAGGaataggtccaatgaaaggtaccagtacagtaccaaaataggaacagtaggttcaaagatggaaattttgatcatcgatATCTTTGCAGATCTTTCAAAAATGGCGAAACttgtgttgaaaattctcattaaaactttaagataagatcatgaactttaaataatttttttgcaagATCTAAACCTCTcgtccatttatgagaaaaacatgattatttaaaaaccaccgcttaaagggtccaaagtagggcaactaaccctactaATTTCAACGTCGTTCCCACTAGAATCTAATCAATGTGCTTAAAATTGACCTTAAGAGCCATTTGGTAGTCCTTGGAACCATTCcagcaaccatttttttttccgaaactcATTTGGAGTTTAAGACCCCCCCCCCACCTCCATGCATTATGGTGGTCGCAAAAACAGTAGTTTTGGTCATTCTGTATGCTTGAAGCATATAACTTATGAGTTATTTCGGAAGTCTTTGCTATAGAAATCCACAGAAGCTCGGATTATTAACAATCAACAGTTGGTTTCGACGGATTCAAAATATAATACAactcaaacaattttcagttaATGGTCATACAAATTGATTCATAAgctcaatttgaaacaaaaagttgATTTGTTATGTCGCAGGTTCTctcccctttttttttttttgatcgagTGCCCCATGGAATATTCGTGGAAAATGACAGCACTCATAgaattttgattaattgttCATGAACTAAAGAacacatgaaaatttaaaaatcgcaaAACGATTCATAATAATAAATAACGTGTATGATTTTTCAAACAGgcggctcctatacaaaatcaacacATAATTCGATACAacacgaaaaatatttatgaaatgttacgtgATTTTCAACGAATTTGAAACACAAGCAATTTTTGATTAAACAGGATAATTTGTAACATCTCATAgactaaagtaaaaaaaaggataatttGTGGTACCGAAAAGcacttcaattttcttttagCTGGGATATGCCATACaaaatgaatatgaaaattgacacattgaGCAATTTCAAGTTATGTtctgaaaagaataaaattttaaaatcctacCCAAATCTAACAAACGGCACTTTAGTTTGAATTAGACATTTaggcatataaaaaaaaacttcccatTGCAACAAATTTGTCATCTGCAAATTTCATCACTTAAAGCACTGCTATCGGTGATTAAAAGCAGTCAAAATACAACTTTAATTATAACAGTCGGCGAATGAGCAGTTTATCGCCATAAGGCTGCATCTGGCAATGTTCCCCATGCTTACCAAATTGATAGTTACAGTACAGTAAATACAGTATGacccatgaaaaaaattcttaggaATTTGAAGCGGTTGCTTCGAATGGAAAGAAGATGGCTCCCGTTTTCATAAAAGCTGAATAAAATATACCACTTTTCTAAACATGCTTGATAGCTCAGACATCACATCCGAACGGAATTCTTCATCTTAAAAAACTTGTTGTAAATCAAGTatttcaaaatgtaggcttCTGGCAATAGAAGTTGAAGTTATttctaaactttttattttagaaaaattgtagaTAGTAATAGTACAGAAAGAAATCAGGAGCTCATTTTACAGCACACAatgaaaattacagatttttcataTTAACATTTGTTATCGATatcgtttttttcaatttttcggtaggtttttttctttaaggAAATCGAATTATTATAAGTTTTTCTCACACTCAAAgatttcttcttcaaaacatgatgtacatcttaaaaaaattgtttttgaaacatgttaattttcaaaaacaaatcaatgttgaagttgattgaaaatattatgaacAATTCTCTCTAGATTTCGTGGCAGTTGATATTTGGCCTTGCTTCATAAATGTGCTACTTGAAACATGCTCGCTCGCTCCGGGTTGACTTTAAGGATGTTgcacaatactttttttttggagaacttAAATAAACGAAGACTGAACAATGAAATGGATTCAACTAAATCAAACTTGCAATCCGATTCATTCCcaggaaatttttcatttaacacagagatttcttaattttctttaatattttgcaaaaccactacacgtttttagacacgaatgccataatgctggtaaagtgtcaaaaataaaacctaaaaaaaaactacacgtTTTGACATTTGAATCCATAACATTATCATTTTGATCGCAGTGCTCTCTGCTGAGCAATCATTTCGAGCTGCAAATTGCCATTTGAGTTTCAGGAAAATGAATAATTCGCTGAAGAATCGTCGAAGATCTTACATTATGATTTTCATGTgctcaaaaaacttttaacacGCTTCCGGAAGCAATGAAAGAAAAGATTTTGTTGTTCACTCCAAACGCTTAATGGAGAAGTGCTGCGcaaagataagtatcctttataatttttaatttgtgcaGGGAAATCTTTTTTCAAGGTAAATGTTTAGTATCCAAATTAATCAAGacttacaattttgatttttttaattcttgttttttttttaatttacaagtaGTTTCattaaggcatttaactcataaagttttttttgtgccgagttcatggtttcttcatcaaggagcaatTTGCTCCCAACGATACTGCTCATTTGAAACGTACACCCACACATAAGATTCtcctccaataatgaacttccttggaggtgtaattatcggtataagattcaatgccggaccggcattaacaagctttccaATAATTCCATATCCTTTCACAAGACAAAACAGGATGCAACCAGCCaacaaggatattgtcgaatgatgtaggGAGCGCTGTGCGGCATTGAAAAAACCATTCTTTGTTTTCAATTGACGACAAGATGACTTGTGCGTTTGTATGTAAACCGACCTGtagtagaaaacagtttctagtttcccattCCCACCACAATCCCCTCCCATTTTCATCCCTTTCCGTCAAAGGCACATAACGATTAAAAAATCACTGGCCAAATGACAGACTGCAAATTCAGTGcgttttttggtaatcggcggTAGCAGAAAGACTATTACAATAAACTTTCGTTCGGTCATGCATCATTtggcttgggagctcgagtctttctGCCAGTAgcgcttttccaatcatatcatctttggt
It includes:
- the LOC129749960 gene encoding uncharacterized protein LOC129749960 isoform X1, which encodes MASIIYRVLFLLSISASLYSIVYTLECLTPEEHAQGVKKCCLIPNPFDVIQTPEMVESIEKCVSEFGELKGERKRMCTYHCQTSLLQLVNKTAVNRAKFLNMIKSAIVVGGKAREEVMAIASECLNQAPMMVRAITNHSLGCNPLAYMLDECIMSGLYYNCPDEFWKKDEICDHIAERYAVCS
- the LOC129749960 gene encoding uncharacterized protein LOC129749960 isoform X2 produces the protein MMKTAQGVKKCCLIPNPFDVIQTPEMVESIEKCVSEFGELKGERKRMCTYHCQTSLLQLVNKTAVNRAKFLNMIKSAIVVGGKAREEVMAIASECLNQAPMMVRAITNHSLGCNPLAYMLDECIMSGLYYNCPDEFWKKDEICDHIAERYAVCS